A part of Gemmatimonas groenlandica genomic DNA contains:
- the argF gene encoding ornithine carbamoyltransferase gives MPHNHPPHRDFLNIADFSPAETFALLNLAERMRTGAYDRKPLAGKALAMIFMKSSTRTRVSFEVGVTQLGGTAHFLSPRDVQLGRGEPIADTARVLDRYVHGIMIRTFAHADVETLAEYAKVPIINGLTDLSHPCQILADVLTIQQHLGDVRGKTVAWIGDGNNMANSWIEAAAHLGFTLKLACPEGYDPDDTFLRAGLSSGMVLLLRDPREAAAGADVVTTDVWASMGQEEEQAKRALAFALYQVDAPLMALAAPQAIFLHCLPAHRGEEVTAEVLDGPQSVVWDEAENRLHIQKAIMAALMGNEAL, from the coding sequence ATGCCGCATAATCATCCGCCGCATCGCGACTTCCTGAACATCGCCGACTTCTCCCCCGCGGAGACGTTCGCCCTGCTCAACCTGGCCGAACGCATGCGCACTGGCGCCTACGATCGTAAGCCATTGGCGGGCAAGGCGTTGGCCATGATCTTTATGAAGTCCTCGACGCGTACGCGCGTGTCGTTCGAAGTCGGGGTGACCCAGTTGGGCGGCACCGCGCACTTCCTGTCCCCCCGCGACGTCCAGCTGGGCCGCGGAGAGCCGATCGCCGACACCGCGCGGGTGCTCGACCGCTACGTGCACGGTATCATGATCCGCACCTTCGCCCATGCCGACGTGGAAACGCTGGCCGAGTATGCGAAGGTGCCCATCATCAACGGCCTCACCGATCTGTCGCATCCCTGCCAGATTCTGGCCGATGTGCTCACGATCCAGCAGCATCTGGGCGACGTGCGTGGCAAGACCGTCGCGTGGATCGGCGACGGCAACAACATGGCCAACTCGTGGATCGAGGCGGCCGCGCATCTTGGCTTTACGCTGAAGCTCGCCTGTCCTGAAGGATACGATCCCGATGACACGTTCCTGCGGGCCGGTCTCTCGTCTGGGATGGTGCTGCTGCTGCGCGATCCGCGGGAAGCGGCCGCTGGTGCGGACGTGGTGACCACCGACGTGTGGGCGTCGATGGGGCAGGAGGAGGAGCAGGCCAAGCGGGCGCTGGCGTTTGCCCTCTATCAAGTGGACGCGCCACTGATGGCGCTGGCGGCACCGCAAGCCATTTTCCTGCATTGCCTCCCGGCGCACCGCGGCGAAGAAGTGACCGCCGAGGTCCTCGACGGCCCGCAGAGTGTCGTCTGGGACGAAGCCGAGAATCGCCTGCATATTCAGAAGGCGATCATGGCCGCGCTGATGGGGAACGAAGCGCTCTAA
- a CDS encoding peroxiredoxin has translation MPIAEGIPAPDFTLPTDAGDTLTLSSLRGQWVVLFAYPKDDTSGCTVEACEFRDALPRFDASKAVILGISPDSVKSHVKFKAKFELPYTLLADEEKSVLQAYDVWKEKSMYGKKYMGVERTTFLIDPKGQIAKVFTKVKPAGHAAEVMAAIT, from the coding sequence ATGCCAATCGCTGAAGGAATACCCGCCCCCGATTTTACCCTCCCCACCGACGCGGGCGACACGCTCACGCTGTCCTCCCTCCGTGGTCAGTGGGTCGTGCTCTTTGCTTATCCGAAGGACGACACCTCCGGCTGCACCGTCGAGGCGTGCGAGTTCCGTGACGCGCTCCCGCGCTTCGATGCGTCGAAGGCGGTCATCCTCGGTATCAGCCCCGACTCCGTGAAGTCGCACGTGAAATTCAAGGCGAAGTTCGAACTGCCGTACACGCTGCTGGCCGACGAAGAGAAGTCTGTGCTGCAGGCGTACGACGTGTGGAAGGAGAAGTCCATGTACGGCAAGAAGTACATGGGCGTCGAGCGCACCACCTTTCTGATCGACCCCAAGGGACAGATCGCGAAGGTCTTTACCAAGGTGAAGCCGGCCGGTCACGCGGCTGAAGTCATGGCGGCGATCACCTGA
- the gcvT gene encoding glycine cleavage system aminomethyltransferase GcvT, whose translation MTAIAPGTLKRTPLHDVHVALGAKIVPFAGYEMPVQYPTGITAEHNAVRTACGMFDVSHMGEVIVRGPDAMRFVSSVTSNDVEALAVGQIQYSTLLRADGTIVDDLLVYRFADHLMLVINASNRDKDLAHLQENIAGFDCTMTDISDSIALLAVQGPQAPAIVASLADVPLDGIKYYWFTEGNVAGVPCIISRTGYTGELGFELYFDAAHAVTVWNAVMTAGAVTPAGLGCRDSLRLEAGMCLYGNELDDRTTPIEAGLNWLVKLAKREPFLGKDVLVRQHQEGTDRKLVGFTIDERAIPRHGHGVVYGGVAIGEVCSGCMSPTLGIPIGTCYVPAAAAVEGTTFEVDIRGRLLPARVVKLPFYKRAGKA comes from the coding sequence ATGACAGCTATCGCTCCCGGCACGCTCAAGCGTACGCCGCTCCACGACGTTCACGTCGCCTTAGGCGCGAAGATCGTCCCCTTCGCCGGTTACGAAATGCCGGTGCAGTATCCCACTGGCATCACCGCCGAGCACAATGCGGTGCGTACGGCGTGCGGCATGTTCGATGTGTCGCACATGGGTGAAGTGATCGTCCGTGGTCCCGACGCGATGCGTTTCGTGTCGTCGGTGACGAGCAACGATGTCGAGGCGCTCGCGGTCGGACAGATCCAGTACTCCACGCTGCTGCGCGCTGATGGCACCATCGTCGATGACTTGCTCGTGTATCGGTTCGCCGATCATCTGATGCTGGTGATCAATGCGAGCAATCGCGATAAGGATCTCGCGCATCTTCAGGAGAACATCGCCGGCTTCGATTGCACGATGACGGATATCTCCGACAGCATCGCGCTGCTCGCCGTGCAGGGGCCGCAGGCGCCGGCGATCGTGGCCTCGCTGGCCGATGTGCCGCTCGACGGCATCAAGTACTACTGGTTTACCGAAGGCAATGTGGCCGGCGTGCCGTGCATCATTTCGCGCACCGGCTACACCGGCGAACTCGGCTTCGAGTTGTACTTCGACGCCGCGCACGCCGTGACGGTGTGGAACGCCGTGATGACGGCCGGTGCGGTGACGCCCGCAGGGCTTGGCTGCCGCGATTCGTTGCGCCTCGAGGCGGGCATGTGCCTGTACGGCAACGAGCTCGATGATCGCACCACGCCGATCGAAGCGGGGCTGAACTGGCTTGTCAAGCTCGCCAAGCGCGAGCCGTTCTTGGGCAAGGACGTGCTGGTTCGTCAGCATCAGGAAGGCACCGACCGCAAGCTCGTCGGCTTCACGATCGATGAACGCGCGATCCCGCGACATGGTCACGGTGTGGTGTACGGCGGCGTGGCGATCGGTGAGGTCTGCAGTGGCTGTATGAGCCCCACGCTCGGCATACCGATCGGCACGTGCTATGTGCCGGCCGCCGCAGCGGTGGAAGGCACCACCTTTGAGGTCGATATCCGTGGACGGCTGCTGCCGGCCCGTGTGGTGAAGCTGCCGTTCTACAAGCGGGCAGGGAAGGCGTGA
- a CDS encoding sigma-54 dependent transcriptional regulator — MSARPRPAAMRRGGVEDGAASVVAILMTDVEPAVRLNAALEAAGLTTVTISPMDDVRGDLHRARPDVVVLTGALLDAANMSLVRRLLWENVAVLGFTDVSDPQMVERLREIGYAETWPKPVRIEDVVDSIKRRLERQRLAELTGLVGESAAIREVLVKVEQISPVTSTVLIEGESGTGKELVARAIHRLSPRRGKPFIAVNVGALTETLLESELFGHEKGAFTGAAERRLGRFELADTGTLFLDEIGEIPSSTQVKLLRVLEEREVTRVGSGQPIAIDVRVVAATNRPLREHVDDGGFRADLFYRLNVLGIYLPPLRERRDDIPLLVRRFVTEFAALHDREFHGISAEALTLLVEYDWPGNVRELRNLVESMVVLAHGREIGPDDIPRAIREGGGRRRLPVHVGPVVREGERAQGRELEFIVRSLVELKLQVEELRRRMDVETRTSAPGWVGDVRSPSVGAGEISGEVVPMPGFGLMRGIEPREQGPQATVITLGPGMTMAEIERLAIQAALRDTAGNRRKAADLLGIGERTLYRKLREYDGEDPEQGDEGDAPFDET; from the coding sequence GTGAGCGCGCGTCCGCGCCCCGCAGCAATGCGGCGTGGCGGCGTAGAAGACGGCGCCGCCAGCGTCGTGGCGATTCTCATGACCGATGTCGAGCCAGCGGTGCGATTGAACGCCGCGCTCGAGGCCGCCGGATTGACCACCGTGACGATTTCGCCGATGGACGATGTGCGCGGTGATCTGCATCGCGCGCGTCCCGACGTCGTCGTGCTCACCGGTGCGTTGCTCGACGCCGCGAATATGTCGTTGGTGCGACGCCTGCTGTGGGAGAACGTGGCCGTCCTAGGCTTCACGGATGTCTCCGATCCGCAGATGGTCGAGCGGTTGCGCGAGATCGGCTACGCCGAGACGTGGCCGAAGCCGGTGCGGATCGAAGATGTCGTTGACAGTATCAAACGTCGGCTGGAGCGACAGCGCCTGGCCGAGCTCACCGGACTCGTCGGTGAGTCTGCGGCCATTCGCGAAGTGTTGGTGAAGGTCGAGCAGATATCGCCAGTGACCAGCACCGTGCTGATCGAGGGTGAAAGCGGTACCGGGAAGGAACTCGTGGCGCGCGCGATTCATCGTCTCAGTCCGCGTCGGGGGAAGCCGTTCATCGCGGTGAATGTGGGTGCGCTGACCGAGACGTTGCTCGAGAGCGAACTCTTCGGTCATGAGAAGGGTGCGTTCACCGGCGCGGCCGAACGTCGCCTTGGTCGCTTTGAATTGGCGGACACCGGTACGCTGTTTCTGGACGAGATCGGTGAGATACCGTCGAGCACGCAGGTCAAGCTGTTGCGCGTGCTTGAAGAGCGCGAAGTGACGCGTGTCGGTAGTGGTCAGCCGATCGCAATCGATGTGCGGGTGGTCGCGGCAACGAATCGTCCGTTGCGCGAGCATGTCGACGACGGCGGTTTCCGCGCCGACTTGTTCTATCGCCTCAACGTGCTCGGTATTTATCTGCCGCCGCTGCGCGAGCGTCGCGACGATATCCCGCTGCTTGTGCGGCGCTTCGTCACCGAGTTCGCCGCGCTACACGATCGCGAGTTCCACGGGATCTCGGCCGAGGCGTTGACACTGTTGGTCGAGTACGATTGGCCTGGCAACGTCCGCGAACTGCGTAATCTCGTGGAGAGCATGGTCGTGCTCGCACACGGACGTGAGATCGGCCCGGATGACATCCCGCGCGCGATCCGCGAGGGCGGTGGCCGGAGGCGGTTGCCGGTGCACGTGGGCCCGGTGGTACGAGAGGGCGAACGGGCGCAGGGGCGGGAGCTGGAGTTCATCGTGCGATCGCTGGTCGAACTCAAGTTACAAGTCGAGGAGTTGCGTCGTCGGATGGACGTGGAAACGCGTACGTCCGCGCCAGGCTGGGTCGGTGATGTGCGGTCGCCGTCAGTGGGAGCGGGAGAGATCTCGGGAGAAGTGGTGCCGATGCCGGGGTTCGGACTGATGCGTGGCATCGAACCTCGAGAGCAGGGACCGCAGGCCACGGTGATTACACTCGGGCCCGGAATGACGATGGCGGAGATCGAGCGGCTGGCAATTCAGGCGGCGCTGCGGGATACCGCTGGGAACCGACGGAAAGCGGCCGATCTGCTGGGAATCGGGGAGCGTACGCTCTATCGGAAGCTCCGCGAGTACGACGGCGAGGACCCAGAGCAGGGAGACGAGGGGGACGCCCCCTTCGACGAGACTTGA